One genomic window of Ilyobacter polytropus DSM 2926 includes the following:
- a CDS encoding replication initiator protein A, with product MAIEENNMLDKFSITSSGSLMDDIKKVDIKMNEVPDIEVREVVIKETGNFLNLKENIINIPIEMIVFPFFTPQKQNKRVNFQYSFEDLGVTMYCTLVAKDSKDEIFQPSIFEEKIYTYLISMYEMKKEINDTDEYIEFEISDFIVNFLGNKMNRNYYSKVEQALKNLKNTEYQFVVSNHTKLGKYKFEDEEFKLLTYQKLKKGKKVYYRVTLNKNIRKKIKDKRYIKYNSKALLEILAKDPIAGRIYKYISKIRYEKAEDTINIRTLAAIVPLKTEQVTERFNKNGEVKTYVLSRMKQVLKRIEKAFKALKDLGYVEKYKTSYKKDEDNYYIQYKFNPEKDGTCHVSSFVESANKKPKELLDWSKEPVEKKKIKISKNDIIDAEIVETVKSKTVNRLKKSLKEDEKFTSDIYGDVSDELIEKILKAKRNIYVSKAWNKRADNKILKIVHEDGEELALEILNILYKRLNTEIKSTLVQYINGIIKNLRKDHMESIKKASRQNLTLFNQGSRDKPLTSKKKINQSRRKLKKPTITSVKDIMDTPESVNNVIREFDKYDDYQKLKIEEKALQICSKEEKIDVNFLLTLKSKSKTIYLNTIRKYIQTVLEDGEWRS from the coding sequence ATGGCTATTGAAGAAAATAATATGTTAGATAAATTTAGTATTACCTCCAGCGGGTCTTTGATGGATGACATAAAAAAGGTCGATATCAAAATGAATGAAGTTCCTGATATAGAGGTCAGAGAGGTTGTCATCAAAGAAACAGGTAACTTTTTGAACTTAAAGGAAAACATAATAAATATTCCAATCGAGATGATTGTTTTCCCATTTTTTACACCTCAAAAGCAAAATAAAAGGGTAAACTTTCAGTATTCATTTGAAGATCTAGGAGTTACAATGTACTGCACCTTGGTCGCAAAAGATTCTAAGGATGAAATATTTCAACCGTCTATTTTTGAAGAAAAAATATATACTTACCTTATATCAATGTATGAAATGAAAAAAGAGATAAATGATACAGATGAGTATATAGAGTTTGAAATATCAGATTTTATAGTGAATTTTTTGGGAAATAAAATGAACAGGAATTATTATTCTAAAGTTGAACAGGCTTTGAAGAATCTCAAAAATACTGAGTATCAGTTTGTTGTATCAAATCATACAAAGCTTGGAAAATATAAATTTGAAGATGAGGAATTTAAACTTTTAACATATCAAAAGCTGAAAAAAGGTAAAAAGGTATATTATAGAGTAACACTAAATAAAAATATAAGAAAAAAAATCAAGGATAAAAGATACATAAAATACAATTCAAAGGCACTTTTAGAAATTTTAGCAAAAGATCCAATTGCAGGCAGGATATATAAATATATAAGTAAGATAAGATACGAAAAGGCTGAAGATACTATAAATATAAGAACATTAGCCGCTATAGTTCCACTAAAAACAGAGCAAGTTACAGAAAGATTTAATAAAAATGGTGAAGTAAAGACTTATGTGTTAAGTAGAATGAAGCAGGTGTTAAAAAGAATAGAAAAAGCTTTTAAAGCCTTAAAAGACCTTGGATATGTTGAAAAATACAAAACCTCATATAAAAAAGATGAAGATAATTATTATATTCAATATAAATTTAATCCTGAAAAAGACGGTACGTGTCATGTATCTAGCTTCGTAGAATCGGCAAATAAAAAACCAAAAGAACTTCTAGACTGGAGTAAAGAACCTGTTGAAAAGAAGAAGATCAAAATTTCTAAAAATGATATAATTGATGCAGAAATAGTTGAAACTGTAAAATCTAAAACTGTAAATAGACTTAAAAAATCTCTAAAAGAAGATGAAAAATTTACTTCAGACATCTACGGAGACGTTTCAGACGAGCTTATTGAAAAAATATTAAAAGCAAAAAGAAACATTTATGTTTCTAAGGCTTGGAATAAAAGGGCAGATAATAAGATTTTAAAAATAGTGCATGAAGACGGGGAAGAATTAGCTTTAGAAATACTTAATATTCTTTATAAAAGGCTGAATACCGAGATAAAATCCACACTAGTTCAATATATAAATGGAATAATAAAGAATCTTAGAAAAGATCATATGGAAAGTATTAAAAAAGCATCAAGGCAAAACTTGACACTTTTTAATCAAGGAAGCAGAGACAAACCTCTTACAAGTAAAAAGAAGATAAATCAATCAAGAAGAAAACTCAAAAAACCTACGATTACAAGTGTGAAGGATATTATGGACACTCCTGAATCAGTAAACAATGTTATAAGGGAATTTGACAAATATGATGATTATCAAAAATTAAAAATAGAGGAAAAAGCTCTTCAAATATGCTCTAAAGAGGAGAAAATAGATGTTAATTTTCTTCTGACTCTAAAATCTAAATCTAAAACAATATATTTAAATACTATCAGAAAGTATATACAGACAGTTCTTGAAGATGGGGAATGGAGGTCTTGA
- the yaaA gene encoding S4 domain-containing protein YaaA produces the protein MKKVKITSEFIKLDQFLKWADVTSSGVEAKYMVQDGEVTVNGEPEERRGRKLYPGDTVEVMGKKFIVE, from the coding sequence TTGAAAAAAGTCAAAATAACCAGTGAGTTTATAAAATTAGACCAATTTTTGAAGTGGGCCGATGTGACATCTAGCGGAGTAGAAGCAAAATATATGGTCCAAGATGGGGAAGTAACTGTAAACGGAGAACCAGAAGAAAGAAGAGGAAGAAAACTTTATCCTGGAGATACGGTAGAAGTTATGGGTAAAAAGTTTATAGTTGAATAG
- the recF gene encoding DNA replication/repair protein RecF (All proteins in this family for which functions are known are DNA-binding proteins that assist the filamentation of RecA onto DNA for the initiation of recombination or recombinational repair.) codes for MQISEINYVNFRNLKDNNLKFSSKFNLFLGKNGQGKTSILEAVYFSATGKSFRTPRQNEIINHSRERTGSFVVFEDSISKKTLSVKLGKGKKEYSYNKKRVKYDDFHGKLNIVSFIPEDISLLTGAPGVRRSFFDYEISQANKEYYQDLKNYTKLLKFRNKYLKEKKHNDPMFDIYQNEFIKFGARIIKKRLDYVRNISILLNLNYRKLFDDKKELRLKYSCFLGELKKVETAQIEKLIQEKINQVFWQEKRYGFSLVGPQKDDFIFLLNDKEAKSYASQGEKKSIVFSIKLSEIDMIIKEKKESPIFIIDDISSYFDSLRKESIIKYFKKRDIQLFISSTTDLNMASKNFYIEKGDIYEEYDQCKKDNRGSRDQK; via the coding sequence TTGCAAATCTCAGAGATTAATTATGTTAATTTTCGAAATCTAAAAGATAATAATCTTAAATTTTCATCAAAGTTTAATCTTTTTTTAGGGAAGAACGGCCAAGGAAAAACAAGTATTTTAGAGGCAGTTTATTTTTCTGCAACGGGAAAAAGTTTTAGGACTCCAAGACAGAATGAGATAATAAATCACAGCAGGGAAAGAACTGGATCCTTTGTTGTTTTTGAAGACTCTATTTCTAAAAAGACCCTTTCTGTAAAATTGGGAAAAGGTAAGAAGGAATATTCTTATAACAAAAAAAGGGTAAAGTATGATGATTTCCATGGAAAACTTAACATAGTATCTTTTATACCGGAGGATATATCCCTTCTAACTGGGGCTCCAGGTGTCAGGAGGTCTTTTTTTGATTATGAGATTTCCCAGGCAAATAAAGAGTACTATCAGGATCTGAAAAACTATACCAAACTACTTAAATTTAGAAACAAGTATTTAAAAGAAAAAAAGCATAATGACCCTATGTTTGATATTTATCAAAATGAATTTATAAAATTTGGGGCTAGAATAATAAAAAAAAGATTAGATTATGTGAGAAATATTTCTATACTTTTAAATCTTAATTATAGAAAATTATTTGATGACAAAAAAGAGCTTAGATTAAAATATTCCTGTTTTTTAGGGGAATTAAAAAAAGTTGAGACCGCTCAGATAGAAAAATTGATCCAGGAAAAAATAAACCAGGTGTTCTGGCAGGAAAAAAGATATGGATTTTCCCTGGTAGGACCCCAAAAAGATGATTTTATTTTTTTACTAAATGATAAAGAAGCCAAATCTTATGCATCACAGGGAGAAAAAAAATCAATAGTTTTTTCAATAAAACTATCTGAGATAGATATGATAATAAAAGAGAAAAAGGAATCACCTATTTTTATTATAGATGATATTTCATCTTATTTTGATTCTCTCAGAAAAGAGAGTATAATAAAATACTTTAAAAAAAGAGATATTCAGCTTTTTATAAGTTCTACAACAGACTTGAATATGGCTTCTAAAAACTTCTATATTGAAAAAGGGGATATTTATGAAGAATATGACCAGTGTAAAAAAGATAATAGAGGAAGCCGTGATCAAAAGTAA
- a CDS encoding DUF721 domain-containing protein, translated as MKNMTSVKKIIEEAVIKSKKLKEAIIRAKWDEIVEGLFFKSSPLYIKEGVLYVTVESSVLLQHMYMNKNNYIKRINIILKGNYITDMIFKVGKIPLEEYFKDNIASEKEKPDEVEAALSPDEYKELQKSVENIENKQIKDRVLSLKVKSLKREKSLRKIGYKYCNECGILHKNSGGLCTICENKHHLKREETLLKLFRENPYTTLEEAEKIIDKLSKEEYDKGKEKKLDKIYKRAEFAIKDRNIEDARLDLIEYFKLETGEREIKRIKEKADNLIKLIIEKLQRR; from the coding sequence ATGAAGAATATGACCAGTGTAAAAAAGATAATAGAGGAAGCCGTGATCAAAAGTAAAAAATTAAAAGAGGCAATTATCCGAGCCAAATGGGATGAAATAGTAGAAGGCCTTTTTTTTAAGAGCTCGCCCCTCTATATAAAGGAGGGCGTTTTGTATGTAACAGTCGAGTCCTCTGTTTTGCTTCAGCATATGTACATGAACAAAAATAATTATATTAAAAGAATCAATATAATACTAAAAGGAAACTATATCACTGATATGATTTTTAAGGTGGGGAAAATACCTTTAGAAGAATATTTTAAGGATAACATAGCCAGTGAAAAAGAAAAACCAGACGAAGTAGAGGCGGCATTGTCCCCGGATGAATATAAAGAACTTCAAAAGAGTGTTGAAAACATAGAAAATAAACAAATAAAAGATAGAGTACTTTCCCTGAAAGTAAAGTCCTTAAAAAGGGAAAAATCCTTGAGGAAAATAGGATATAAATATTGTAATGAATGTGGAATTTTACATAAAAATTCCGGAGGTCTATGCACAATATGTGAAAACAAACACCACCTAAAAAGAGAGGAAACTCTTTTGAAACTTTTTAGAGAAAATCCATATACGACTCTGGAAGAAGCTGAAAAAATTATAGATAAGCTCTCTAAAGAGGAGTATGACAAAGGTAAGGAAAAAAAGCTCGACAAGATATATAAAAGAGCCGAATTTGCAATAAAGGATAGAAATATAGAGGATGCTCGTCTTGATCTGATAGAATATTTTAAACTAGAAACTGGAGAAAGAGAGATAAAAAGAATAAAAGAAAAAGCGGATAATCTTATTAAATTAATAATAGAAAAACTTCAGAGGAGGTAG
- the remB gene encoding extracellular matrix regulator RemB, producing the protein MYIYLEDEFFIPLKEIVAVVDYNKFMSSPEGKKFYDENKNKIIDLSAKDRRSLVITDKFFYMTSYVVRSIQDRGNEFERLKAKGKRNIKKYNGGL; encoded by the coding sequence TTGTATATTTATCTTGAAGATGAATTTTTTATACCTCTAAAGGAGATTGTAGCAGTAGTTGATTACAATAAATTCATGTCTTCTCCAGAGGGAAAGAAATTTTATGATGAAAATAAAAATAAAATAATAGATCTTTCTGCAAAGGATAGAAGAAGTCTTGTAATAACAGATAAATTTTTTTATATGACCTCATACGTTGTTAGGTCTATTCAAGATAGAGGAAATGAGTTTGAAAGACTCAAAGCAAAGGGCAAGAGAAATATCAAGAAATATAATGGAGGGCTGTAA
- the gyrB gene encoding DNA topoisomerase (ATP-hydrolyzing) subunit B, which translates to MSNYQAENITVLEGLEAVRKRPGMYIGSTSARGLHHLVWEIVDNSVDESLAGYCNKIEIKVLKDNIIEVSDNGRGIPVGIHPKHGKSALEIVLTVLHAGGKFENSNYKVSGGLHGVGVSVVNALSEWTEVFVKRDGKIHNQRYNRGVPEFDVKVVGKTNETGTTVRFKADSEIFETLEYDFDVLKSRLKEMAYLNKGLEIVLIDERKEEIKEEILKFDGGIVDFIKEVEEGQATLIPEPIYMAGESEDIIVEIAILYTEKQRETIYSFVNNINTHEGGTHVSGFRMALTRIINEMAKSLGLLKERDGNFQGQDIREGVTAIISIKVPEPQFEGQTKTKLGNSEVTAVVSSIMGQFLKMHMEDHPSDARNIIERILMSRKAREAAKKARELVMRKSALEVGSLPGKLADCSSKKPEESEVFIVEGDSAGGSAKQGRDRHTQAILPLRGKIINVEKSGLHKALENNEVRSMVTAFGANIGDDLELEKLRYHKIIIMTDADVDGAHIRTLILTFFYRYMVDLIHGGYIYIAQPPLFKVTAGRTIQYAYSDKQLKEITTVMDADNKRYTLQRYKGLGEMNPDQLWETTMNHDTRTLLQVTIDDAREADILFDKLMGDKVEPRRNFIEEHSHFVKNLDI; encoded by the coding sequence ATGAGTAATTATCAAGCGGAAAATATTACGGTATTAGAGGGTTTAGAAGCCGTTAGAAAAAGACCGGGAATGTACATAGGTTCCACATCGGCTAGAGGTCTCCACCACTTAGTCTGGGAAATAGTAGACAACTCTGTGGATGAATCTTTGGCAGGTTACTGTAACAAGATAGAGATAAAAGTCCTAAAGGATAACATTATAGAGGTCAGTGATAATGGAAGAGGAATACCTGTAGGAATTCATCCAAAACATGGAAAATCAGCACTTGAGATAGTTCTTACTGTTCTCCATGCTGGAGGAAAGTTTGAGAACAGCAACTATAAGGTTTCTGGAGGTCTTCACGGAGTAGGGGTATCTGTAGTAAATGCTTTATCTGAATGGACTGAGGTTTTTGTAAAAAGAGATGGGAAAATACATAATCAAAGATATAATAGAGGTGTTCCTGAATTTGATGTAAAAGTTGTGGGAAAAACCAATGAAACTGGTACAACAGTGAGATTTAAGGCTGACAGCGAGATTTTTGAAACTTTAGAATATGATTTTGATGTTTTAAAGTCAAGACTAAAAGAGATGGCTTATCTCAATAAAGGTCTAGAGATAGTACTAATAGACGAGAGAAAAGAAGAAATAAAGGAAGAGATATTAAAGTTTGACGGAGGAATAGTCGACTTTATAAAAGAGGTAGAGGAAGGTCAGGCAACATTAATTCCAGAACCTATATATATGGCTGGTGAAAGTGAAGATATAATAGTAGAGATAGCAATTCTCTATACAGAAAAGCAGAGGGAAACAATATACTCATTTGTAAATAATATAAATACCCATGAAGGGGGAACCCATGTAAGTGGATTTAGAATGGCCCTTACCAGGATAATAAACGAGATGGCCAAATCCCTAGGACTGCTCAAAGAAAGAGATGGAAATTTTCAGGGTCAGGACATAAGAGAAGGAGTTACGGCAATCATATCCATAAAGGTTCCTGAACCACAGTTTGAGGGTCAGACAAAGACTAAACTAGGAAATTCAGAAGTTACGGCAGTGGTGTCATCTATAATGGGACAGTTTCTAAAGATGCATATGGAAGATCATCCTTCTGATGCAAGAAACATAATAGAGAGAATACTAATGTCTAGAAAAGCCAGAGAGGCAGCTAAAAAAGCCAGAGAACTTGTAATGAGAAAATCTGCCCTTGAAGTTGGATCTCTTCCTGGAAAACTTGCTGACTGCTCTTCTAAAAAACCAGAAGAGAGTGAGGTATTTATAGTAGAGGGAGATTCTGCAGGAGGATCTGCAAAACAAGGTAGAGATAGACACACTCAGGCAATACTTCCTCTTAGAGGTAAGATAATAAATGTTGAGAAGTCAGGTCTTCATAAAGCCCTTGAAAACAACGAGGTAAGATCAATGGTAACAGCCTTTGGTGCCAACATAGGTGATGATCTTGAGCTTGAAAAGCTAAGATATCACAAAATAATAATAATGACCGATGCAGACGTAGATGGTGCTCACATAAGAACACTTATCCTTACCTTCTTTTACAGATATATGGTAGATCTGATTCACGGAGGATATATATATATAGCTCAGCCTCCTCTGTTTAAGGTGACAGCCGGAAGAACGATACAGTATGCATATTCAGATAAGCAGCTAAAAGAGATAACAACTGTGATGGATGCTGATAATAAGAGATATACCCTACAGAGATACAAAGGTCTTGGGGAGATGAATCCTGATCAACTCTGGGAGACAACTATGAATCACGATACGAGAACTCTTCTTCAGGTAACAATAGATGACGCAAGAGAAGCGGATATATTATTTGACAAACTGATGGGAGATAAAGTAGAACCTAGAAGAAACTTTATTGAAGAGCATTCTCACTTTGTAAAAAATCTAGACATATAA
- the gyrA gene encoding DNA gyrase subunit A: MSNINVRYIEEEMKQSYLDYSMSVIVSRALPDVRDGLKPVHRRILFAMSEMGMTHDKPFKKSARIVGEVLGKYHPHGDSAVYNTMVRMAQDFNFRYQLIDGHGNFGSIDGDSAAAMRYTEARMAKITSELLVDIDKNTIDYRKNFDDSLDEPQVLPAKLPNLLLNGATGIAVGMATNIPPHNLGELLDGVLALIENKEITPEELMEYVTGPDFPTGGIIDGTKGIYEAYTTGRGRVRVRGKVDIEELKNGKSNIIITEIPFQVNKARLIEKIAELVKEKKITGITDLRDESSAREGMRIVVELKRDEEPEIVLNKIYKYTELQNTFGIILLALVDNMPKVLNLKEILSHYINHRFDVITRRTKYDLEKSENRAHILEGFRVALENIDRIIEIIRGSKDGNTAREHLIEKYSFSDIQARSILDMKLQRLTGLEREKVENEYTALMEHIKELKDILSNDQRVYDIIKEDCEELKEKYSDERRTQIEEERLDINIEDLIKDEKVIVTLTNKGYVKRMNLDKYKAQKRGGKGVSTQNTVEGDFLENMYTASNLDTLMIFTDTGKVYNLKVYEIPEFSKQSRGKLIANLINLQENEKVKSIIKTREFSDTQDLLFVTKEGLVKKTVLSEFKNLNRSGLRAIKLKDGDDLIFVGLVESPNDQVFIATKNGYSIKFPHENARNMGRATIGVRGINLRKDDDVVSAVIIKRDDTTILTVTENGYGKRTREDEYPLQSRSGKGVINLRCNEKTGVVVEVTSVTEEEELMAITSNGIVIRTPADTISLIGRATQGVRIMRVEEDEKLVSIVKVMKNIEEKILEEEEKSE; this comes from the coding sequence ATGTCTAATATAAATGTCAGATACATCGAAGAGGAGATGAAGCAGTCTTACTTGGATTATTCCATGAGTGTAATTGTAAGTCGTGCACTTCCAGATGTAAGAGACGGTCTGAAACCGGTACACAGAAGAATACTTTTTGCCATGAGTGAGATGGGGATGACTCATGACAAACCTTTTAAAAAATCAGCAAGAATCGTCGGAGAAGTACTAGGTAAGTACCATCCTCATGGAGATTCTGCAGTATACAATACAATGGTAAGAATGGCTCAGGATTTCAACTTTAGATACCAGCTTATTGACGGACACGGTAACTTTGGTTCTATAGATGGAGATTCAGCGGCAGCTATGAGATATACAGAAGCAAGAATGGCAAAAATCACTTCGGAACTACTTGTGGATATAGATAAAAATACCATAGATTACAGAAAAAACTTTGATGATTCACTAGACGAGCCCCAGGTTCTTCCTGCAAAACTACCAAATCTTCTACTAAACGGAGCAACAGGAATTGCTGTAGGAATGGCAACAAACATACCTCCTCACAATTTAGGGGAGCTTTTAGACGGAGTACTTGCCCTTATTGAAAACAAAGAAATAACTCCTGAAGAACTTATGGAATATGTAACTGGTCCAGATTTTCCGACAGGTGGAATAATTGACGGAACCAAGGGAATTTATGAGGCTTATACAACAGGAAGAGGAAGAGTAAGAGTCCGTGGAAAAGTAGATATTGAAGAGCTTAAAAACGGAAAATCCAACATAATAATAACAGAGATACCTTTTCAGGTAAACAAAGCAAGACTTATAGAGAAAATCGCCGAACTTGTAAAAGAGAAAAAAATTACCGGAATAACAGACTTAAGAGATGAATCTTCTGCAAGAGAAGGTATGAGAATAGTAGTAGAATTAAAAAGAGATGAGGAGCCTGAAATTGTATTGAATAAAATATACAAATACACAGAGCTTCAGAATACTTTCGGGATAATACTTCTTGCTCTTGTAGACAACATGCCTAAGGTATTAAATCTAAAAGAGATCTTAAGCCATTATATAAATCACAGGTTTGATGTAATAACAAGAAGAACAAAATATGATCTTGAAAAATCTGAAAACAGAGCTCATATATTAGAAGGATTCAGAGTGGCTCTTGAAAATATAGACAGAATAATAGAGATAATAAGAGGTTCTAAAGACGGTAATACAGCAAGAGAACACTTAATAGAAAAATACAGTTTCTCAGATATCCAGGCTAGATCTATACTAGATATGAAACTTCAGAGACTTACTGGTCTTGAAAGAGAAAAAGTAGAAAATGAATATACAGCCCTTATGGAACATATAAAGGAACTTAAGGATATTCTCTCAAATGACCAAAGAGTATATGACATCATCAAAGAAGATTGTGAAGAATTGAAAGAGAAATATAGTGATGAAAGAAGAACTCAAATAGAAGAAGAGAGATTAGATATAAACATAGAAGACCTTATTAAAGATGAAAAAGTGATAGTAACCCTTACAAATAAAGGTTATGTAAAAAGAATGAATCTAGATAAGTATAAAGCTCAAAAGAGAGGCGGAAAAGGTGTGTCTACCCAAAATACTGTAGAGGGTGATTTCCTAGAGAATATGTATACGGCCTCAAATTTAGATACATTGATGATCTTTACAGATACAGGTAAAGTATACAACCTTAAGGTATATGAGATACCTGAGTTCTCAAAGCAGTCTAGAGGAAAACTTATAGCTAACCTTATTAATCTCCAAGAGAATGAAAAGGTAAAATCAATAATAAAAACAAGAGAGTTTAGCGACACTCAGGATCTTTTATTTGTAACGAAAGAAGGACTTGTAAAAAAGACTGTCTTGAGTGAATTTAAAAACCTAAACAGATCTGGACTGAGAGCTATAAAACTTAAAGACGGAGATGACCTTATATTTGTAGGGCTAGTAGAATCTCCTAACGATCAGGTATTCATAGCAACAAAGAATGGTTACTCTATAAAGTTCCCACATGAAAATGCAAGAAATATGGGAAGAGCCACTATAGGAGTAAGGGGAATCAATTTGAGAAAAGATGACGATGTGGTCTCTGCTGTGATAATAAAAAGAGACGACACCACAATCCTTACTGTAACAGAAAACGGTTATGGAAAAAGAACTCGAGAAGACGAATATCCTCTTCAGTCAAGGTCAGGAAAAGGTGTAATCAATCTAAGATGCAACGAAAAAACTGGAGTTGTCGTAGAAGTTACATCTGTAACAGAAGAAGAGGAGCTTATGGCTATTACTTCTAATGGAATAGTAATAAGAACTCCTGCAGACACAATCTCTCTCATAGGAAGAGCCACACAAGGGGTTAGAATAATGAGAGTAGAGGAAGATGAGAAATTAGTAAGTATAGTAAAAGTGATGAAAAATATAGAGGAAAAGATTTTAGAGGAAGAAGAAAAGTCTGAATAG
- a CDS encoding YfcE family phosphodiesterase — protein MKILVVSDSHQHLEKLIDIFEKENPDIVISAGDNSSDVIDLSNIKEKADYYIVRGNCDYFDFKTDDIEEFNIAGKKIFLTHGHLYDVKSGYEKIKNEALKKQADIVIFGHTHIPYLNNETPVLFNPGAAKDGNYGTIDISGDEIKFYHKKL, from the coding sequence ATGAAAATTTTAGTTGTTTCTGATAGCCATCAGCATCTTGAAAAATTAATAGATATATTTGAGAAGGAAAATCCCGATATAGTTATTTCAGCAGGAGATAACAGCAGTGATGTCATAGATCTCTCTAATATAAAAGAAAAAGCAGATTATTATATAGTTAGGGGAAACTGCGACTATTTTGATTTTAAAACAGATGATATTGAAGAATTTAATATAGCAGGGAAAAAGATATTTCTAACTCATGGACATCTTTATGATGTAAAGTCAGGATATGAAAAAATAAAAAATGAGGCCTTAAAAAAACAGGCAGATATCGTTATTTTTGGGCATACACATATACCTTATTTAAATAATGAAACTCCTGTGCTGTTTAATCCTGGTGCAGCTAAAGATGGGAATTACGGAACAATAGATATATCAGGAGATGAAATTAAATTTTATCATAAAAAACTTTAA
- the pheS gene encoding phenylalanine--tRNA ligase subunit alpha, with translation MRNRIESLKLSAEEAICKAASLKELDELRVGILGKKGELTEIMKGMRELSKEERPVMGQLANEVRDSITEALEKKMIEVKEKEKQERISSENIDITLPGRKSSSGRYHPITETMNMLKEIFIEMGFDVAEGPEIEKTEYNFDALNIPENHPSRDLQDTFYMSDDVVLRTHTSPVQVRYMKDKKPPFRMVCPGKVYRSDYDVSHTPMFHQMEGLMVGENISFANLKAILTEFVKKVFGDTEVRFRPHFFPFTEPSAEMDVQCVICKGKGCRLCKDSGWLEIMGCGMVDPEVLKAVGYNHEEVSGFAFGMGIERVTMLRHGIDDLRAFFENDIRFLKQFK, from the coding sequence ATGAGGAACAGAATAGAATCGCTTAAACTTAGTGCAGAAGAAGCTATCTGCAAAGCAGCATCTTTGAAGGAGCTCGATGAACTAAGAGTGGGAATCCTTGGTAAAAAAGGTGAACTGACAGAGATAATGAAGGGCATGAGAGAACTATCTAAAGAGGAAAGACCTGTCATGGGTCAACTGGCAAACGAAGTGAGAGACTCTATAACAGAGGCTCTAGAGAAAAAAATGATAGAGGTAAAAGAAAAAGAAAAGCAGGAAAGAATATCTTCTGAAAACATAGATATAACTCTTCCTGGAAGAAAATCTTCTTCAGGAAGATACCACCCGATAACAGAAACTATGAACATGCTTAAAGAGATATTCATAGAGATGGGGTTTGATGTGGCAGAGGGTCCTGAGATAGAGAAGACAGAATATAATTTTGATGCATTGAATATCCCAGAAAATCACCCTTCTAGAGATTTACAGGATACATTTTATATGTCGGATGATGTGGTTCTGAGAACTCATACATCTCCTGTACAGGTAAGATATATGAAAGATAAAAAACCTCCCTTTAGAATGGTATGTCCTGGAAAAGTGTACAGAAGCGATTATGACGTTTCCCATACACCGATGTTTCACCAGATGGAAGGTTTAATGGTAGGAGAGAATATATCATTTGCCAATCTCAAGGCTATATTAACTGAATTTGTAAAAAAAGTTTTCGGTGATACAGAGGTTAGATTTAGGCCGCACTTTTTTCCATTTACAGAACCTAGTGCTGAGATGGATGTGCAGTGTGTAATTTGTAAGGGAAAAGGCTGCAGACTATGTAAAGACAGCGGATGGCTGGAAATAATGGGATGCGGAATGGTAGATCCTGAGGTGTTAAAGGCAGTTGGATACAATCACGAAGAGGTCTCAGGTTTTGCATTTGGAATGGGAATAGAAAGAGTAACAATGCTAAGACACGGAATAGATGACCTGAGGGCATTTTTCGAAAATGATATAAGGTTCCTGAAGCAGTTTAAGTAA